From a region of the Tenggerimyces flavus genome:
- a CDS encoding LysM peptidoglycan-binding domain-containing protein, which produces MPYKGKHRGASRSKQTAKRITTVAAVSGVAVAVPVMGMALPAEAASLKTWERLAQCESGGDWHINTGNGFYGGLQFTKGTWRAFGGTKYASRADKATKMQQIAIAEKTLAGQGWGAWPACSRKLGLGRSDKGGDPGAPETPKKKSSDSSEKKNDDREKSSKRTSRSTERKSSSSEEKSTRTVRTSPANRKAAAGASYVVKGGDTLSKIARANKVTGGWQQLAKLNKSLVGGNPDLIFPGEKLLLG; this is translated from the coding sequence ATGCCCTATAAGGGGAAGCACCGCGGCGCAAGCCGTTCGAAACAGACCGCCAAGCGCATCACCACCGTCGCCGCCGTCAGCGGCGTCGCAGTCGCCGTGCCCGTGATGGGGATGGCACTGCCGGCAGAAGCAGCGAGCCTCAAGACCTGGGAGCGGCTCGCGCAGTGCGAGAGTGGTGGCGACTGGCACATCAACACCGGCAACGGGTTCTACGGTGGCCTGCAGTTCACCAAGGGAACCTGGCGTGCGTTCGGCGGAACGAAGTACGCCTCGCGCGCCGACAAGGCGACGAAGATGCAGCAGATCGCGATCGCCGAGAAGACCCTCGCTGGGCAGGGCTGGGGCGCATGGCCCGCCTGCTCGCGCAAGTTGGGCCTCGGCCGCAGCGACAAGGGCGGTGACCCGGGTGCGCCCGAGACGCCCAAGAAGAAGAGCAGCGACTCCAGCGAGAAGAAGAACGACGACCGCGAGAAGTCCAGCAAGCGGACCTCGCGTTCGACGGAGCGCAAGTCGAGCAGCTCCGAGGAGAAGTCGACCCGCACGGTGCGTACGTCCCCGGCGAACCGCAAGGCCGCCGCAGGTGCGAGCTACGTGGTCAAGGGCGGCGACACGCTGTCCAAGATCGCGCGTGCGAACAAGGTCACGGGCGGTTGGCAGCAGCTCGCGAAGCTCAACAAGAGCCTCGTGGGTGGCAACCCCGACCTCATCTTCCCAGGTGAGAAGCTCCTCCTCGGCTGA
- a CDS encoding S9 family peptidase, with protein MSTELTAELLTSLWIPQSIDLSPDATRVAWSAGPFGKEDEHHEAAIFVADVGVAGSGRRWTYGGADRIPCWSPDGTRLAFLSDRKERGTNGLYVMSADGGEARPIVVRKKSMETYAWSPDGTRIAFLAPSEPDEEDERREKERDDPAVYGERLPFRRLWLVDVESGEVTEVATGEVHVDGIAWSASGTKLAYIARTNPELDHTGTNALYVIALDGGEPERLCPAAWASTISWNDDAEPIVFTTYHKASVLGGLTVHAVDPKGGEPRIIGSSTDDPFCTVLATAIPGERRALVLVAEGLDTRLEWRDPTTGDAEPITELDSFPNGTAARVTDDGIVLAIASGHEVRTGRPGALELVSDHHEPVADVAVGALENFTWRSADGLELDGILIRPTNAGDGPYPLIVVPHGGPYGRVDRSEILGWWTWGQWLSTIGYAALMPNYRGGMGHGHAFAELARNGVGGDEFGDVMAAVDAAIERGIADPDRLAIGGWSQGGFLTAWAVTQTDRFKAGIMGAGVSDWGGMVLQGDIGGIEAEFCGDRPWDGPGPHEAAKKSPISYAKNVTTPLLILHGEKDARVPLPQATGFQRALKDHDATVRFVTYPREGHGIVEAKHQRHLLAEVRAWIEKYV; from the coding sequence ATGTCGACCGAACTCACCGCCGAGCTCCTGACCAGCCTGTGGATCCCGCAGTCCATCGACCTGTCCCCCGACGCCACCCGAGTCGCCTGGAGCGCGGGCCCGTTCGGCAAGGAGGACGAGCACCACGAGGCCGCGATCTTCGTCGCGGACGTCGGGGTCGCGGGGTCGGGGCGGCGCTGGACGTACGGCGGCGCCGACCGCATTCCGTGCTGGTCGCCCGACGGGACGCGGCTCGCGTTCCTCTCCGACCGCAAGGAGCGCGGCACGAACGGCCTGTACGTCATGTCCGCCGACGGCGGCGAGGCGCGCCCCATCGTGGTGCGCAAGAAGAGTATGGAGACGTACGCCTGGTCCCCGGACGGGACGCGGATCGCGTTCCTCGCGCCGAGCGAGCCCGACGAGGAGGACGAGCGCCGCGAGAAGGAGCGGGACGACCCGGCGGTGTACGGCGAGCGCCTGCCGTTCCGGCGCCTCTGGCTCGTCGACGTCGAGAGCGGCGAGGTCACCGAGGTCGCGACCGGCGAGGTCCACGTCGACGGGATCGCCTGGTCGGCGAGCGGGACGAAGCTCGCCTACATCGCGCGAACGAACCCCGAACTCGACCACACCGGCACCAACGCGCTGTACGTCATCGCCCTCGACGGCGGCGAGCCCGAACGCCTCTGCCCGGCAGCTTGGGCGAGCACGATCAGCTGGAACGACGACGCCGAGCCCATCGTGTTCACCACTTACCACAAGGCCTCGGTGCTGGGCGGTCTCACGGTTCACGCGGTCGACCCGAAGGGCGGCGAGCCGCGGATCATCGGCTCGAGCACCGACGACCCGTTCTGCACCGTCCTCGCCACCGCCATCCCCGGCGAACGGCGCGCGCTCGTCCTCGTCGCGGAAGGTCTCGACACCCGCCTCGAATGGCGCGACCCAACGACCGGCGACGCCGAGCCCATCACCGAACTGGACTCGTTCCCGAACGGCACCGCCGCCCGGGTGACCGACGACGGCATCGTGCTCGCGATCGCCAGCGGCCACGAGGTACGCACAGGCCGGCCCGGAGCACTCGAGCTGGTCAGCGACCACCACGAGCCGGTCGCCGACGTGGCCGTCGGAGCGTTGGAGAACTTCACCTGGCGCTCCGCCGACGGCCTGGAGCTGGACGGCATCCTGATCCGGCCCACGAACGCCGGCGACGGCCCGTACCCGCTGATCGTCGTCCCCCACGGCGGCCCGTACGGTCGCGTCGACCGGAGCGAGATCCTCGGCTGGTGGACCTGGGGACAGTGGCTCTCCACGATCGGCTACGCGGCCCTGATGCCCAACTACCGTGGCGGAATGGGCCACGGCCACGCGTTCGCGGAGCTCGCTCGCAACGGCGTCGGCGGTGACGAGTTCGGCGACGTGATGGCGGCCGTCGACGCCGCGATCGAGCGCGGCATCGCCGACCCGGACCGGCTCGCGATCGGCGGTTGGAGTCAGGGCGGCTTCCTGACCGCATGGGCCGTGACGCAGACGGATCGGTTCAAGGCCGGGATCATGGGCGCGGGCGTCAGCGACTGGGGCGGCATGGTCCTGCAGGGTGACATCGGCGGGATCGAGGCCGAGTTCTGCGGCGACCGTCCGTGGGACGGTCCGGGTCCGCACGAGGCGGCGAAGAAGTCGCCGATCTCGTACGCCAAGAACGTCACCACCCCCCTGCTGATCCTGCATGGAGAGAAGGACGCCCGCGTGCCGCTCCCCCAGGCGACCGGTTTCCAACGCGCGCTGAAGGACCACGACGCGACCGTCCGGTTCGTCACGTACCCGCGCGAGGGCCACGGCATCGTCGAAGCCAAGCACCAGCGGCACCTCCTCGCCGAGGTCCGCGCCTGGATCGAGAAGTACGTCTAG
- a CDS encoding phosphatase domain-containing protein, which translates to MVDIDGVLADVTHRLHHVAKRPKNWDAFFAAAVDDPLLPEGLAVARELAERYDVTYLSGRPEHCRRDTEKWFSTHGIPAGELLLRRPNDRRPARITKVEILKRIAATRRVALLVDDDFEVCSAARAQGFTVLEATWGKPSNTQDDPGQIGLFDALSDAQERDGRT; encoded by the coding sequence GTGGTCGACATCGACGGCGTCCTCGCCGACGTCACCCACCGACTACATCACGTAGCGAAACGCCCGAAGAACTGGGACGCGTTCTTTGCCGCAGCTGTCGACGATCCGCTCCTTCCCGAGGGGCTCGCGGTCGCGCGAGAGCTGGCGGAACGGTACGACGTGACCTATTTGTCCGGGCGGCCGGAACACTGTCGCCGCGACACCGAGAAGTGGTTTTCCACCCACGGAATCCCGGCCGGAGAACTGTTGCTGCGACGGCCGAACGACCGTCGCCCAGCGCGCATAACAAAGGTCGAAATTCTCAAGAGAATCGCCGCGACACGCCGAGTCGCACTGCTCGTCGACGACGATTTTGAGGTGTGTTCGGCCGCCCGCGCGCAGGGTTTCACAGTGCTCGAGGCGACCTGGGGAAAGCCGTCGAACACCCAGGACGACCCCGGTCAAATCGGACTATTCGACGCGCTCAGTGATGCTCAGGAACGAGACGGACGGACGTGA
- a CDS encoding S9 family peptidase, with protein sequence MLTAEQVAGLWLPTEVHLSPDGSRVAWGAAPIGKPDERGEAAIFVAAVDGSTPPRRWTYGGVDLQPRWSPDGEQLAFLSDRKEHSKNGLYLMSANGGEARPFVVRKKSVEAYEWSPDGTRIAFLGVAEPDEEDERREKERDDPAVYGERQPFRRLWLVDVASGDVTQLPTGDVHVAALTWSPDGTRLAYTASATTTGVLGDGTLSTVYVCPIEGGESQRLCTAADASTVAWPSEGSRLAFAAEHERIPQAGSTVWAVDLEGGEPVVIGSQQSDPYCSTLATSAVPGERRVLVIVAGGLGTRLEWRDLGTGVVEVVTELPDNPWWVAARQTPNGPVIAYSCPTSDRTREVWAGPPGAVRRISSHGDSLDGVALASVEEFRWRTHDEWELDGILLRPPNAGNDPLPTVVIPHGGPYTRRGPSLQLENAMGWGQWLATAGYAVLMPNFRGGFGRGHTFAATVRGDICGADYGDVIAAVDVAVERGIADPDRLAICGWSGGGMLTAWAVSHTDRFKAAIVGAGVTDWAGMVRECDIPTFSATLGGDRPWDGPGPHETAVRSAISYAKNVSTPVLIVHGESDVRVPVSQGIGFHRALLDHDATVRLVTYPREGHAIAEAAHQRHLLAEVRAWITKYV encoded by the coding sequence GTGCTGACCGCTGAGCAGGTCGCCGGCCTCTGGCTGCCGACCGAGGTCCACCTGTCCCCCGATGGCTCGCGCGTCGCCTGGGGCGCGGCCCCGATCGGCAAGCCGGACGAACGCGGTGAGGCCGCGATCTTCGTCGCCGCTGTCGACGGCTCCACGCCGCCGCGTCGCTGGACGTACGGCGGCGTGGACCTCCAACCCCGCTGGTCGCCCGACGGCGAGCAGCTCGCGTTCCTGTCAGATCGCAAGGAGCACAGCAAGAACGGCCTCTACCTCATGTCCGCGAACGGCGGCGAGGCACGGCCGTTCGTCGTGCGGAAGAAGAGTGTCGAGGCGTACGAGTGGTCGCCGGACGGCACACGCATCGCCTTCCTCGGTGTCGCCGAACCCGACGAGGAGGACGAGCGCAGGGAGAAGGAGCGCGACGACCCGGCGGTGTACGGCGAACGCCAACCGTTCCGGCGCCTCTGGCTCGTCGACGTCGCCTCCGGCGACGTGACCCAGCTCCCGACCGGTGACGTCCACGTCGCCGCTCTCACCTGGTCGCCGGACGGTACGCGGCTCGCCTACACCGCCTCGGCGACGACGACGGGCGTGCTGGGCGACGGCACCCTGAGCACCGTCTACGTCTGCCCGATCGAAGGCGGCGAGTCTCAGCGCCTCTGCACGGCGGCCGACGCCAGCACGGTCGCCTGGCCGTCCGAGGGGTCCCGGCTCGCGTTCGCCGCCGAGCACGAGCGGATTCCGCAAGCAGGCTCGACCGTGTGGGCGGTCGATCTCGAGGGCGGCGAACCCGTCGTGATCGGGTCGCAGCAGTCCGACCCGTACTGCAGCACGCTCGCGACCAGTGCCGTACCCGGCGAACGGCGCGTGCTCGTGATCGTCGCCGGAGGACTCGGCACGCGGTTGGAGTGGCGCGACCTCGGGACCGGCGTGGTGGAGGTCGTCACCGAGCTGCCGGACAACCCGTGGTGGGTCGCCGCGCGCCAGACGCCGAACGGTCCGGTGATCGCCTACAGCTGCCCGACCAGCGACCGTACCCGCGAGGTGTGGGCCGGCCCGCCCGGCGCGGTCCGCCGCATCAGCTCGCACGGCGACTCGTTGGACGGTGTGGCGCTCGCTTCGGTCGAGGAGTTCCGCTGGCGTACGCACGACGAGTGGGAGCTCGACGGCATCCTGCTCCGGCCGCCGAACGCCGGCAACGACCCGCTGCCCACGGTCGTGATCCCGCACGGCGGTCCATACACCCGGCGCGGCCCGTCACTGCAGTTGGAGAACGCGATGGGCTGGGGCCAGTGGTTGGCGACGGCCGGGTACGCGGTGCTGATGCCCAACTTCCGTGGCGGATTCGGCCGCGGCCACACGTTCGCGGCGACGGTCCGCGGCGACATCTGCGGTGCCGACTACGGCGACGTCATCGCCGCGGTGGATGTCGCCGTCGAACGTGGCATCGCCGATCCGGATCGGCTCGCGATCTGCGGGTGGAGCGGCGGCGGCATGCTGACCGCCTGGGCGGTCTCGCATACCGACCGGTTCAAGGCCGCGATCGTCGGCGCCGGCGTGACCGACTGGGCGGGCATGGTTCGGGAGTGCGACATCCCGACGTTCTCCGCCACGCTCGGCGGCGACCGGCCGTGGGACGGGCCGGGGCCGCACGAGACGGCCGTACGGTCGGCGATCTCGTATGCGAAGAACGTGTCGACGCCGGTGCTGATCGTGCACGGGGAGAGCGACGTCCGCGTGCCCGTCTCGCAGGGGATCGGCTTCCACCGGGCGCTGCTCGACCACGACGCCACTGTGCGATTGGTCACCTATCCGCGGGAGGGCCACGCGATCGCCGAGGCCGCGCACCAGCGGCACCTGCTCGCCGAGGTCCGCGCCTGGATCACCAAGTACGTCTGA
- a CDS encoding alpha/beta fold hydrolase, whose product MSSLVPVTHHTIDVDGIEIFYRQAGPPDAPVVLLPHGYPSSSFQYRMFMRALGDRYHLIAPDYPGFGYSEAPPRDTFTYSFQAYADGLERFTEVLSIDKYTLYIFDYGSDVGFDLAARHPERIDALIIQNGDLYEDALGPKYQALKELWADPTEDKRAQLRENVTFEGLKEEVLGEVAPDIAQRISPDLWQLSWPILERNREAMVDLFLDLGESIKRYPAYRAALRKLQPPTLIIWGPNDGYMPANSGRAYLQDLPNAEFHLLPDAGHWAIETHLAEIVDLTRDFLGRLHR is encoded by the coding sequence ATGTCCAGTCTCGTACCGGTCACTCATCACACCATCGACGTCGATGGCATCGAGATCTTCTACCGCCAAGCCGGCCCACCAGACGCACCAGTAGTGCTCCTCCCCCACGGCTATCCGTCGTCGTCGTTCCAGTACCGCATGTTCATGCGCGCCCTAGGCGACCGCTACCACCTCATCGCCCCCGACTACCCGGGCTTCGGCTACAGCGAAGCGCCGCCGCGCGACACCTTCACCTACTCCTTCCAGGCCTACGCCGACGGACTCGAGCGCTTCACCGAGGTCCTCAGCATCGACAAATACACCCTCTACATCTTCGACTACGGCTCAGACGTCGGCTTCGACCTCGCCGCCAGACACCCCGAACGCATCGACGCGCTGATCATCCAGAACGGCGACCTGTACGAAGACGCGCTCGGCCCGAAGTACCAAGCCCTCAAGGAGCTCTGGGCAGACCCCACCGAGGACAAGCGCGCACAGCTCAGGGAGAACGTCACGTTCGAAGGCCTCAAAGAAGAAGTCCTCGGCGAGGTCGCACCAGACATCGCGCAACGCATCAGCCCCGACCTGTGGCAGCTCTCCTGGCCGATCCTCGAACGCAACCGCGAAGCCATGGTCGACCTCTTCCTCGACCTCGGCGAGAGCATCAAGCGCTACCCCGCCTACCGAGCAGCCCTCCGCAAGCTCCAGCCGCCGACGCTGATCATCTGGGGCCCGAACGACGGCTACATGCCGGCAAACTCAGGCCGCGCCTACCTCCAAGACCTCCCCAACGCCGAGTTCCACCTGCTTCCCGACGCCGGGCACTGGGCGATCGAGACGCACCTGGCCGAGATCGTCGACCTGACCCGCGACTTCCTCGGCCGCTTGCACCGATAG